The Salmo salar unplaced genomic scaffold, Ssal_v3.1, whole genome shotgun sequence nucleotide sequence GATGCCAGACCACATAGCTAGCGGTAACATTAAAACGAGCCCTGATGCTGATGCCAGACAGACATCTAGCTGTAACATTGAAATGAGCCCTGACACTGATGCCAGACCACATAGCTAGCGGTAACCTTAAAACGAGCCCTGATGCTGATGCCAGACAGACATCTAGCTGTAACATTGAAACGAGCCCTGATGCTGATGCCAGACCACATAGCTAGCTGTAACATTAAAACGAGCCCTGATGCTGATGCCAGACCACATAGCTAGCTGTAACATTAAAACGAGCCCTGATGCTGATGCCAGACCACATAGCTAGCTGTAACATTAAAACGAGCCCTGATGCTGATGCCAGACCACATAGCTAGCTGTAACATTAAAACGAGCCCTGATACTGATGCCAGACCACATAACTAGCAGTAACATTAAAACGAGCCCTGACACTGATGCCAGACCAGACAGCTAGCTGTAACATTAAAACGAGCCCTGATGCTGATGCCAGACCACATAGCTAGCTGTAACATTAAAATGAGCCCTGATACTGATGCCAGACCACATAACTAGCAGTAACATTAAAACGAGCACTGACACTGATgccagactagacagctagctgTAACATTAAAACGAGCCCTGATGCTGATGCCAGACCAGACAGCTAGCTGTAACATTACCTTTCAGTTTATTGTAGTAAAAGTGTTCTTTACTACCATCTCTCAGGCTGTCCTGTCAGAAACCATCCTACCATCTCTCAGACATTTATCTattttctcctcctctcacacccccccacctctctctctccctcccccaacccctcccccacttctccctcTCCACCAGACCTGGTTAATACATGTGTATAAGAGTATCTAgtatttaaaatacttttttttctgtgttttttaGTATTTTCAAATCCACAGCCCAAAAACAAGTACTTTAATTTCAGTATTTGAAtggttatttgtaaaaaaaactaaaaaatagTCAACCAAATTGTATTTTAAAAGGATTTTAAAATACTTACTTCAAATACATGGGAGAGTACTTGAGCTTGTGTATTGGCATTGTTCTAATACTTTCCaagtgtgtttatacctcttgtATAATACATACTTCAAATGTATGTGAAAGTaacaatagtatttgaacccgggtcctctctctctctctctctctctctctctctctctctctctctctctctctctctctctctctctctctctctctctctctctctctctctctctctctctctctctctctctctctctctctctctctctctctctctctctctctctctctctctctctctctctctctctctctctctctctatagatatcTGGAAAGCTGTAGGTGCAGCGGTGCTGGGCTTCATCTCTGGAGTACCTGGAGGTTACCTACTATCCTCCACAATGGCAGCAGAACTAGGTGGCCTGGGGCCTCCACCAGAAGACATTAATAAGGGAGAATCAGAGGCAGACAAAGGGTTCATCACCTTCCTGACCCTCTTGATAGGAATGTTCCTGATGTTGTTTCTGCCCATGGTAGTAGGAGGAATACTGTGCCTTGCCGCCTCCATGGCAATCAGGAAGGCTGGGGAGACTGAGCCGGACGCTACGGAGGTGGCTGCAGTCGTAACAGTGGTCCTGATGGGGACCTCTGCTATATGCGGAGGTGTGGGATTCCTCTTGGAAACAGCCATTGGAGGACTGACTGACATCCTCACTGTGTACCAATACACTGTAGAAATGGCTGTGAAAGTCATCTTTATTGTCGTGTCTCCTTTCATGGCTGCGTTGGCTGCAGGGGTGTCTGTTCAGTTCGGTAAGGGAGCAGTCAAACTGAGGGCGGCAGCAGGCATAGGAACAGGGATACTGGCAGCCTTGAAGTCCCAGTCAATCCTGGGGCATTGGGGCACTATGGGGGCTCTGTTTGGCCCGGCGGCAGCTGCAGGGGTGGCTCTGTCTGCTGCTCTAAGACGCAGCAGTAGCAGCTATGGGAAGGCAGGGAGACTTGGGGCAACACTGGGGGCAATGTGTGCCACGTGGTTTGGGAGATGGACTCTGAGTTATTTCACGGTGTGGATTTTAATATGGATCTTTCTGATCTCACTTCTGTCCCTAGTCGTTGTGGATCCTACCAGACCAGTTAATCAAGGAGAAAGAATCTCAGATACAATGTCAGCAGAGGAGATATAGTCAGGAAATAATTTGACTAAATGTTTCTTTATACCCATTTCAGACAGAAGATGTGGAGACGTCACTACAgaacctggttcgattccaggctgtatcacaaccggccatgattgggagtcccatagggcggcgcacaattggcccagcattgtctggggtaggccgtcattgtaaattagaatttgttcttatttaactgacttgcctagttaagtaaatatATTTTGGGAGGTAAACCCCTTTGGCCAATTGGGAGGGGTGGGGGTACTGTTAAACCATGAGGGGATATTTGCAGTTCAAATTAGGGAGGTTTTAAACAATGGAAGTGTTAATGCATTTACATGTAAAAAAGCAGAGAACCATATACACAGAGTCATACCTGTATTTTGGTTCTAGGGTCTGTGAAAATGCAGGAATCATGACTAGTGGTTTTTATTTTTCCATGATTCTGTTTTTACACCCTATCCATTTCAGATATACCAATAACCTGGTCAATTAGTGGGATTTTGGTCTGTGTGTGAAAGGGATATTTTTCATGCCTTTGTAATCGTTGTATTTTAATAAAATGTTAtcacctgtatatatatatatataggactccaggtagtcattgtaaataagaatgagtttttaactgactcgcctggttaaataacggttcaataaaatatataaaacattGTCAGTGGACTAACAGGgaatgttgggttttgtttgcaTATTATTTAAATATTGCATGTTGGGTATTATTTTGCTTGTTGGGGCAGGGAGAGTCTTTTGATTGTAATCTCTATGTATGATACTTACTCCCCTTGTTGTTAAAAAAATGGATATAATTGTACATCTATTTCAAAAACTTGTATCCTTTTTTTATATATCTCCAGAAAATATGtatataaacaaaaaaaaaaagttaaataaatgtttgtttgaatttatttgaataatgttaggggtgggcaactccagtccttgagGTGTTACACTTTTCCCCCCATCCCCTagaaaacacagctgattaatcaaactgcattctaaactgaagaccgTGAtgaggtgattattggagtcaggtgtgttagctggggcagaactgacaccaatcaggccctcgaggactggaattgcccacccttGTAGAGGATGACTACATTACAGACCCCTGCCAGATCTCACAACACCTGGATAGGGTGCGTTCCAGGATGACTACATTACAGACCCCTGCCAGATCTCACAACACCTGGATAGGGTGCGTTCCAGGATGACTACATTACAGACCCCTGCCAGATCTCACAACACCTGGATAGGGTGTGTTCCAGGATGACTACATTACAGACCCCTGCCAGATCTCACAACACCTGGATAGGGTGCGTTCCAGGATGACTACATTACAGACCCCTGCCAGATCTCACAACACCTGGATAGGGTGCGTTCCAGGATGACTACATTACAGACCCCTGCCAGATCTCACAACACCTGGATAGGCTGTGTTCCAGGATGACTACATTACAGACCCCTGCCAGATCTCACAACACCTGGATAGGGTGTGTTCCAGGATGACTACATTACAGACCCCTGCCAGATCTCACAACACCTGGACAGGTGTTTaaacatatcagctaaccacatcatctgCTACAGCAATCTGATGCCAGACTGCACAGTCAATGACGTGACATGGTTTCATGCAATGAAATGTCTGTAATGTAGTGGGGCCTGGAATGCACCTGGCCCGCCTCTTGCCACGGTGCGATGACGTAGTCACCTGTACCTCAGACACCGTCAGACAGAAGGTCGGTTCAGAAAACAGGAAGACAGCAACAGAGGCAGGTTGATGCAGTGACTCTCCGTATGAACAATGGACAAGCAGGGTAAGACCAGAATCACAATAAACACATCATCATTTGTTATATACCATGTTTCTTCCTGTTTAAAGCCACGCTCCTTCATTTCGTGCATAACCTCAGAGAGTGTGTGGGGCCAGCCATTAACAGCCACAGTTATTATCAGTGTTGCAGCACAAAATGACAGAGTTTGCTGAAGTTGAACTATTTTTACTGTGATCCAACATGTTGGCCTGTAAATTAGAATCAAAATCTGTCTGGTCAGTGATTTCTGTGGGAAACACCTGTCTCTACACGTCTACTAATTCTCCCGTCACGTTTCAGTGTATTCTAGCCTTCAGGCTATCTGTTCCAGTGGTGTGTATTAGGTTACACACCACTGTGGATAACAGTGTGATTtagttcagttcagttcatcGTGTCAAAGTCATGGTTAAATGTCACCGTGGCTGACAACACTGAAGCTCTAGAACCTGTTAGACCTCatttctatggctctgttccAAGTGGCTCCCTATTTCtctacagggccctggtcaaaagtagtgtactacatagggaatagggtgccatttagggcgCATTACTGTGATCAGGTTTGATACATAGTAAAACGCTGACTGCTGGTgggttaacccccccccccccccacgttgATGAATATTTGAGGGCATCATTAGTGTCTTGTGTTATCTGGTCTGTGCCTGGGCTAAGGCTCAGCGGACGTTTACACTATACAAGCAACACTGGCCTAGCCACGCTAGCCTTGCCCTCATGTGGGTGCTAACAAGCATGCTAGGTAGTGCTACATATCAACAGCCGCTGTCAGCCAATCCAGTAGGGGATGGAAGCTATGGTGAGCTACAATTGGTCACGGAGGATTTTTAATAAAGTTCAATTTTCCCCAATTTTAGTCCTGCCCAGTTTTGCTCCCTTGCCCATCCTCACATCTCTTAAcagtcccccccaccctctccacttctctctctgtccttcacgTTGAAAATGAATGGCTTCCGATGTTTCACTGTGCAATGCCACTTCCTAGTGTAAACACACTGTCAGACACATCGTGACAACGAACTGCTGAAAGCAGCCTCCATTTC carries:
- the LOC106602113 gene encoding uncharacterized protein isoform X2, coding for MSTLDSQDIWKAVGAAVLGFISGVPGGYLLSSTMAAELGGLGPPPEDINKGESEADKGFITFLTLLIGMFLMLFLPMVVGGILCLAASMAIRKAGETEPDATEVAAVVTVVLMGTSAICGGVGFLLETAIGGLTDILTVYQYTVEMAVKVIFIVVSPFMAALAAGVSVQFDRRCGDVTTEPGSIPGCITTGHDWESHRAAHNWPSIVWGRPSL
- the LOC106602113 gene encoding uncharacterized protein isoform X1, whose product is MSTLDSQDIWKAVGAAVLGFISGVPGGYLLSSTMAAELGGLGPPPEDINKGESEADKGFITFLTLLIGMFLMLFLPMVVGGILCLAASMAIRKAGETEPDATEVAAVVTVVLMGTSAICGGVGFLLETAIGGLTDILTVYQYTVEMAVKVIFIVVSPFMAALAAGVSVQFGKGAVKLRAAAGIGTGILAALKSQSILGHWGTMGALFGPAAAAGVALSAALRRSSSSYGKAGRLGATLGAMCATWFGRWTLSYFTVWILIWIFLISLLSLVVVDPTRPVNQGERISDTMSAEEI